One Eubalaena glacialis isolate mEubGla1 chromosome 11, mEubGla1.1.hap2.+ XY, whole genome shotgun sequence DNA segment encodes these proteins:
- the ATP5MC2 gene encoding ATP synthase F(0) complex subunit C2, mitochondrial isoform X1 — protein sequence MTGRMSPQSWQAALWRPGRPSTLQSLYPWQSDSLVRAAHEQSLPFAIPALSPPLSCLLCPGSSSPATALQPLKMYACTKFISTSSLIRRTSPLLNRSLSAVVLKRPETLTDESHSSLAAPRPLTTSLIPSRSFQTSAISRDIDTAAKFIGAGAATVGVAGSGAGIGTVFGSLIIGYARNPSLKQQLFSYAILGFALSEAMGLFCLMVAFLILFAM from the exons ATGACTGGCCGGATGTCGCCACAGAGCTGGCAGGCGGCGCTGTGGCGCCCGGGCCGACCCTCAACTTTGCAATCACTCTATCCTTGGCAGAGCGACTCGTTGGTCCGGGCCGCGCATGAGCAGAGCCTTCCTTTCGCTATTCCCGCCCTCTCCCCGCCTCTCTCTTGTCTTCTCTGCCCTGGGAGCAG CTCTCCTGCCACGGCCCTTCAGCCCCTGAAAATGTACGCTTGCACCAAGTTCATCTCCACCTCCTCCTTG ATCAGGAGAACCTCTCCACTATTGAACCGATCACTGTCTGCAGTGGTGCTGAAACGACCAGAGACACTGACAGATGAG AGCCACAGCAGCTTGGCAGCCCCGCGTCCCCTGACCACCTCACTTATTCCTAGCCGCAGTTTCCAAACCAGTGCCATTTCAAGGGACATTGACACAGCCGCCAAGTTCATTGGAGCTGGGGCTGCCACAGTAGGGGTGGCTGGCTCTGGGGCTGGAATTGGGACTGTGTTTGGGAGCCTCATCATTGGTTATGCCAG gaaCCCTTCTCTGAAGCAACAGCTATTCTCCTACGCCATTCTGGGCTTTGCCCTCTCGGAAGCCATGGGACTCTTTTGCCTGATGGTGGCCTTTCTCATCCTCTTCGCCATGTGA
- the ATP5MC2 gene encoding ATP synthase F(0) complex subunit C2, mitochondrial isoform X2, producing the protein MYACTKFISTSSLIRRTSPLLNRSLSAVVLKRPETLTDESHSSLAAPRPLTTSLIPSRSFQTSAISRDIDTAAKFIGAGAATVGVAGSGAGIGTVFGSLIIGYARNPSLKQQLFSYAILGFALSEAMGLFCLMVAFLILFAM; encoded by the exons ATGTACGCTTGCACCAAGTTCATCTCCACCTCCTCCTTG ATCAGGAGAACCTCTCCACTATTGAACCGATCACTGTCTGCAGTGGTGCTGAAACGACCAGAGACACTGACAGATGAG AGCCACAGCAGCTTGGCAGCCCCGCGTCCCCTGACCACCTCACTTATTCCTAGCCGCAGTTTCCAAACCAGTGCCATTTCAAGGGACATTGACACAGCCGCCAAGTTCATTGGAGCTGGGGCTGCCACAGTAGGGGTGGCTGGCTCTGGGGCTGGAATTGGGACTGTGTTTGGGAGCCTCATCATTGGTTATGCCAG gaaCCCTTCTCTGAAGCAACAGCTATTCTCCTACGCCATTCTGGGCTTTGCCCTCTCGGAAGCCATGGGACTCTTTTGCCTGATGGTGGCCTTTCTCATCCTCTTCGCCATGTGA